One Chromatiaceae bacterium genomic region harbors:
- the ubiD gene encoding 4-hydroxy-3-polyprenylbenzoate decarboxylase, whose amino-acid sequence MKYADLRDFIAQLEARGELKRIRAEVDPYLEITEICDRTLRAGGPALLFERPKGSEIPLLGNLFGTPNRVAMGMGEESVTALRGVGQLLASLKEPEPPRGMKDAWEKLAVFRKALDMAPKQIKGPPCQEVVLEGQDVDLGRLPIQTCWPGDAGPLITWGLVITRGPDKPRQNLGIYRMQVLGPNRVIMRWLAHRGGALDFREWTRAHPGEPFPVSVALGADPATILGAVTPVPDSLSEYGFAGLLRGSRTEVAASIGNALQVPARAEIVLEGRIHPNDTALEGPFGDHTGYYNEVDRFPVLTLDRISHRRQPIYHSTYTGRPPDEPAILGVALNEVFVPILQKQFPEILDFYLPPEGCSYRLAVVSLKKQYPGHAKRIMLGVWSFLRQFMYTKFVIVVDDDINTRDWKDVIWAMTTRMDPARDTVTIENTPIDYLDFASPVSGLGSKIGFDATNKWPGETSREWGKPIEMTAAVRQRVDALWAELGIS is encoded by the coding sequence ATGAAATACGCTGACTTACGAGATTTCATCGCCCAATTGGAGGCGCGGGGGGAGCTCAAGCGCATCCGCGCCGAGGTCGATCCCTACCTGGAGATCACGGAGATCTGCGACCGGACCCTGCGGGCTGGGGGCCCGGCCCTCCTCTTCGAGCGGCCCAAGGGCTCGGAGATACCTCTGCTGGGCAACCTCTTCGGCACCCCCAACCGGGTGGCCATGGGCATGGGCGAGGAATCCGTGACGGCCCTGCGCGGGGTCGGCCAGTTGCTGGCCAGCCTCAAGGAGCCCGAGCCCCCCCGGGGCATGAAGGATGCCTGGGAAAAATTGGCGGTCTTTCGCAAGGCCCTGGACATGGCTCCCAAGCAGATCAAAGGTCCGCCCTGTCAGGAGGTGGTGCTGGAGGGCCAGGATGTGGATCTTGGGCGGCTGCCCATCCAGACCTGCTGGCCCGGTGACGCCGGTCCCCTCATCACCTGGGGTCTGGTCATCACCCGGGGCCCGGACAAGCCGCGCCAGAACCTGGGCATCTACCGCATGCAGGTGCTGGGGCCGAACCGGGTCATCATGCGTTGGCTGGCCCATCGCGGCGGCGCCCTGGATTTTCGCGAATGGACCCGCGCCCACCCGGGCGAGCCCTTCCCCGTCTCGGTGGCCCTGGGCGCCGACCCGGCCACCATCCTCGGTGCCGTCACCCCGGTGCCAGACAGCCTGTCGGAATATGGCTTCGCGGGCCTGCTGCGGGGCAGTCGCACCGAGGTCGCCGCCAGCATCGGCAATGCGCTACAGGTGCCCGCCCGGGCGGAAATCGTACTGGAGGGCCGCATCCATCCCAATGACACCGCCCTGGAGGGGCCCTTCGGCGACCATACCGGCTATTACAACGAGGTGGACCGCTTCCCGGTCCTGACCCTCGATCGCATCAGCCATCGTCGCCAGCCCATCTATCACAGCACCTACACTGGCCGGCCGCCGGATGAACCCGCCATCCTGGGGGTGGCCCTCAACGAGGTCTTCGTGCCCATCCTGCAAAAGCAGTTCCCGGAGATCCTGGATTTCTATCTGCCGCCCGAGGGCTGTTCCTACCGGCTGGCGGTGGTGAGCCTGAAAAAGCAGTACCCCGGCCACGCCAAGCGCATCATGCTCGGCGTCTGGTCTTTCCTGCGCCAGTTCATGTACACCAAGTTCGTGATCGTGGTGGACGACGACATCAATACCCGGGACTGGAAGGACGTCATCTGGGCCATGACCACCCGCATGGACCCGGCGCGGGACACGGTCACCATCGAGAACACGCCCATCGACTACCTGGACTTCGCCTCCCCCGTCTCCGGGCTGGGCTCCAAGATCGGCTTCGACGCCACCAACAAGTGGCCGGGCGAGACCAGCCGGGAATGGGGCAAGCCCATCGAGATGACGGCGGCGGTACGTCAGCGGGTGGATGCCCTCTGGGCTGAGTTGGGGATAAGCTGA
- a CDS encoding gamma carbonic anhydrase family protein, with protein MSPIRAYQGKQPRLAASAWIDHTALVIGDVEIGEGSSIWPMAVVRGDVHYIRIGAETNIQDGSILHVSHDSRFLPGGAPLIIHDRVTIGHQVVLHGCEIHDCCLIGMGARILDRAVVQPRTLLGAGSLVPPRQVLDGGYLWRGSPVTRIRPLTDQELEYLEYSALHYVRLADNHRQSV; from the coding sequence ATGTCCCCTATCCGCGCTTACCAGGGCAAGCAGCCGCGCCTTGCCGCCAGTGCCTGGATCGATCACACCGCCCTGGTGATCGGCGATGTGGAGATCGGCGAGGGGTCGTCCATCTGGCCCATGGCGGTGGTCAGGGGCGATGTCCATTACATCCGCATCGGCGCCGAGACCAATATCCAGGACGGCAGCATTCTGCATGTGTCCCACGACAGCCGTTTCCTGCCGGGTGGCGCGCCCCTCATCATTCACGACCGCGTTACCATCGGCCATCAGGTCGTACTGCACGGCTGCGAAATCCATGATTGCTGCCTGATTGGCATGGGCGCGCGCATCCTGGACCGGGCGGTCGTCCAGCCAAGGACCCTCCTGGGCGCTGGTTCCCTGGTCCCGCCCAGACAGGTTCTGGACGGCGGCTATCTCTGGCGCGGCTCCCCGGTCACGCGTATCCGACCTTTGACGGACCAGGAACTGGAATACCTGGAGTACTCGGCCCTCCACTATGTCCGCCTGGCGGACAATCACCGCCAATCCGTCTAA
- a CDS encoding M3 family metallopeptidase — translation MDNPLIDMPGLPPFGRILPEQVEPAIDTLLARNRARITELAQGADPPTWENFIEPLEMLGDGLERAWSPVGHLNAVMNSEALRSAYNACLPKLSDYASELGQNRALFDGYRAVAAQEHLDATQRQLLANALRDFHLSGVDLPSNQQSRFKAIDRELSRLGSKFSENLLDATNAWSKPIEDEAQLAGLPESARALARQTAERRGAPGWVLTLDFPSYQPVMTYADDAALRREVYEAYTTRASELGPHAGQWDNGAIMDELLALRHEQAQLLGFANYAERSLATKMARSPEEVMGFLAGLAQRVVTQARQEIEEVRDFARTLGGPGAIEPWDLAYYAEKLREHRYAITQEELRPYFPISRVLGGLFKLLERLFDIRLREVQGVDTWHPDVRFFEIRAGDGDLRGQFYLDPFARPNKRGGAWMDVCVNRLHTATCDQIPCAYLVCNFSPPVGDQPSLLTHTEVLTLFHECGHGLHHLLTQIDYPAVGGISGVPWDAVELPSQFLENWCWERESLDLISGQVATGEPIPDGLYQRMRAARNFQSAIQMARQLEFALFDFRIHLEYDPARGGRIQEILDQVRDQVAPLKPPAFNRFAQGFSHIFGGGYAAGYYSYKWAEVLSADAFSLFEERGVLDSATGRAFRQNILEQGGSRPAMDLYVAFRGREPTIDALLRHSGIAIAA, via the coding sequence ATGGACAACCCCCTCATCGACATGCCCGGCCTGCCCCCCTTTGGCCGCATCCTGCCCGAGCAGGTGGAACCCGCCATCGATACCCTGCTGGCCCGCAACCGCGCCCGCATCACGGAACTCGCCCAGGGTGCGGACCCCCCTACCTGGGAGAACTTCATCGAGCCCCTGGAGATGCTCGGCGATGGCCTGGAGCGCGCCTGGTCACCCGTCGGCCATCTCAACGCCGTCATGAACAGCGAGGCCCTGCGCTCCGCCTACAACGCTTGCCTGCCCAAGCTCAGCGACTACGCCTCCGAGCTTGGCCAGAACCGGGCCCTGTTCGATGGCTATCGCGCCGTCGCCGCCCAGGAGCACCTGGACGCCACTCAGCGCCAACTGCTCGCCAATGCCCTGCGCGACTTTCACCTCTCCGGCGTGGATCTGCCCTCGAACCAGCAGAGCCGCTTCAAGGCAATCGACCGGGAACTGTCGCGCCTCGGGTCCAAGTTCTCCGAGAACCTCCTGGATGCCACCAACGCCTGGAGCAAGCCTATCGAGGATGAGGCCCAGCTGGCCGGCCTGCCGGAATCCGCCCGCGCCCTGGCCCGCCAGACCGCCGAGCGCCGCGGCGCGCCCGGCTGGGTCCTGACCCTCGATTTCCCCTCCTACCAGCCGGTCATGACCTACGCCGATGACGCGGCCCTGCGCCGCGAAGTGTATGAGGCCTATACCACCCGTGCCTCCGAGCTCGGCCCCCATGCCGGCCAATGGGACAACGGCGCCATCATGGATGAGCTCCTGGCCCTGCGGCACGAGCAGGCCCAGCTCCTCGGCTTCGCCAACTATGCCGAACGCTCCCTGGCCACCAAGATGGCCCGTTCCCCCGAGGAGGTGATGGGCTTCCTCGCCGGCCTGGCGCAACGGGTCGTGACGCAGGCCCGCCAGGAGATTGAAGAGGTACGCGACTTTGCCCGGACCCTGGGGGGCCCCGGTGCTATCGAGCCCTGGGACCTGGCCTACTATGCCGAAAAGCTGCGCGAGCATCGCTATGCCATCACCCAGGAGGAGCTGAGGCCCTATTTCCCCATCAGCCGAGTCCTCGGCGGCCTCTTCAAGCTGCTGGAGCGGCTCTTCGACATCCGCCTCCGCGAGGTCCAGGGGGTCGATACCTGGCATCCGGATGTGCGCTTTTTCGAGATCCGCGCGGGCGATGGCGACTTGCGGGGCCAGTTCTACCTCGACCCCTTTGCCCGTCCCAACAAGCGCGGCGGGGCCTGGATGGATGTCTGCGTCAACCGGCTCCACACCGCCACCTGCGATCAGATCCCCTGCGCCTACCTGGTGTGTAACTTCTCCCCGCCCGTGGGGGATCAGCCCTCGCTGCTGACCCATACCGAGGTCCTGACCCTCTTCCACGAGTGCGGCCACGGCTTGCACCACCTGCTGACCCAGATCGATTATCCCGCCGTCGGCGGCATCTCCGGCGTGCCCTGGGATGCGGTGGAGCTGCCCAGCCAGTTCCTGGAAAACTGGTGCTGGGAGCGGGAGTCCCTGGACCTCATATCCGGCCAGGTGGCCACCGGCGAGCCCATCCCCGATGGGCTATACCAGCGGATGCGGGCCGCCAGGAATTTCCAGTCCGCCATCCAGATGGCCCGTCAACTCGAATTCGCCCTGTTCGACTTCCGCATCCATCTCGAATACGACCCGGCTCGGGGCGGGCGCATCCAGGAGATCCTCGACCAGGTGCGCGACCAGGTGGCTCCCCTCAAGCCCCCGGCCTTCAACCGCTTTGCCCAGGGCTTCTCGCACATCTTCGGCGGCGGTTACGCGGCGGGCTACTACAGTTACAAATGGGCCGAGGTCCTGTCCGCCGATGCCTTCTCCCTCTTCGAGGAAAGGGGCGTTCTCGATAGCGCCACCGGCCGCGCCTTCCGCCAAAACATCCTGGAACAGGGCGGCTCCCGCCCGGCCATGGACCTCTATGTGGCCTTCCGGGGCCGCGAGCCCACGATCGACGCCTTGCTCCGCCATAGCGGTATCGCTATCGCGGCTTGA
- a CDS encoding CNP1-like family protein — MSFAAVALMLTLALASPLALAAKPRQFIDEAGPAAPASILDPKLWEEGRTALPPWPKDGDLVEFKLDNASPSRFRYFIDGQHLSIGSDEVVRYTLVAESPSGTRNVTFEGLRCKAQGVFRTYAYGSNDRFILVEGADWQAVTSQSGDGLHRELHGHFLCGPRTFEPRPIPDMIRALKGKVHGRENAGFLPD, encoded by the coding sequence ATGTCTTTTGCCGCTGTCGCCCTCATGCTCACCCTGGCCCTGGCTTCGCCCCTGGCCCTGGCCGCCAAGCCACGCCAATTCATCGACGAGGCCGGGCCCGCGGCGCCGGCCAGCATCCTTGACCCCAAGCTCTGGGAGGAGGGCAGGACCGCACTGCCGCCCTGGCCCAAGGACGGCGATCTGGTGGAATTCAAGCTGGATAACGCCTCTCCCTCCCGCTTCCGCTATTTCATCGATGGCCAGCATTTGAGCATCGGCAGCGATGAGGTGGTGCGCTACACCCTCGTGGCTGAATCGCCCTCGGGCACCCGCAATGTCACCTTCGAGGGCCTGCGTTGCAAGGCCCAAGGGGTCTTTCGCACCTATGCCTATGGCTCGAATGACCGCTTCATCCTCGTTGAGGGGGCTGACTGGCAGGCCGTCACCTCCCAGTCCGGGGACGGGCTCCACCGGGAGTTGCATGGCCACTTCCTCTGTGGTCCACGCACCTTTGAGCCACGCCCCATCCCGGATATGATCCGGGCGCTCAAGGGTAAGGTCCACGGGCGCGAAAACGCCGGATTCCTGCCGGATTGA
- a CDS encoding L,D-transpeptidase family protein, translating into MIKAPCKPLPATDWLLKPLFATLAAAAIQFGVSGCVNLPLLEQEKPREQEPVQAEAPNPVLPMEPQEARPAKAKRWEWEGDNRKITHIWIDVDSQKARFYEGEEQVGWTYVASGLKSHPTPVGHFAVMGKEKTKESNLYGKIYNADGQVVVSDAKRGRHQVPAGGRFSGAKMPYFLRLTGDGVGLHAGAIPRPGHPASHGCIRLPAPFAQRLFSQVPIGTPVTITGTGPDYGDYRGRLAAQGAARQEPAEGGTLSPAEVAKIQPASAPVVQTEPVKPRPAPLLAAPIQTASTEPLKPGPTSVPAVQNEPVKPRPTPVQPMPPRTSPTEPLTSLSTHTPTTQPPYPQLRVARPQPPQNQSWKPLVTEGTLAVPVGVPPANHANPTSVAQPGSAPMGGTPEDKSVSPKPLQAGSTPPQSSLTSPQAPKTTAARPENPSALGQTPPQQAPEAPVREKAAPPTPVAPLGGVQTAPALTSPGSGAALPALPVAEQLPAKIAPMIQPLPSTNQAASPVEAKVPAEIKAPAAQAGKDQAKTEAESAPAVPLKADPG; encoded by the coding sequence ATGATCAAAGCTCCCTGTAAACCTCTTCCGGCAACGGATTGGCTCCTCAAGCCCCTCTTTGCCACCCTGGCGGCGGCCGCGATTCAGTTTGGGGTCAGCGGCTGTGTGAATCTGCCCCTGCTGGAGCAGGAAAAGCCCAGGGAGCAGGAGCCGGTCCAAGCCGAGGCACCTAACCCCGTGCTACCCATGGAGCCTCAGGAGGCCCGGCCCGCCAAGGCCAAACGCTGGGAATGGGAGGGCGATAATCGCAAGATCACGCATATCTGGATCGATGTCGATAGCCAGAAGGCTCGCTTTTACGAGGGTGAGGAACAGGTTGGGTGGACCTATGTCGCCTCGGGTCTGAAGTCGCACCCGACGCCGGTAGGTCATTTTGCCGTCATGGGCAAGGAGAAAACCAAGGAGTCAAACCTGTACGGCAAAATATACAATGCCGACGGGCAGGTTGTCGTCTCCGACGCCAAGCGGGGCCGCCATCAGGTTCCGGCGGGTGGCCGCTTCTCCGGGGCCAAGATGCCTTATTTTCTTCGCCTCACCGGGGACGGCGTAGGCCTGCACGCCGGCGCCATTCCTCGGCCGGGACATCCTGCCTCGCACGGCTGTATACGCCTGCCCGCGCCCTTTGCCCAGCGCCTCTTTAGCCAGGTCCCGATCGGGACGCCCGTAACCATCACGGGTACGGGTCCGGATTATGGCGACTATCGCGGCAGGCTGGCGGCTCAGGGCGCCGCCAGACAAGAGCCGGCGGAAGGCGGCACCCTGTCGCCCGCCGAGGTGGCGAAAATCCAGCCCGCGTCGGCGCCGGTCGTGCAAACCGAGCCGGTGAAACCAAGGCCTGCACCCTTGCTGGCCGCGCCGATCCAGACCGCGAGCACCGAGCCGTTGAAACCGGGGCCCACTTCCGTGCCGGCCGTACAAAACGAGCCGGTGAAACCTCGGCCTACCCCCGTGCAGCCCATGCCGCCACGGACCAGCCCGACAGAGCCCTTGACGTCTCTATCCACGCACACCCCGACCACGCAACCCCCCTACCCGCAACTCAGGGTGGCGAGACCTCAGCCTCCGCAAAATCAGTCCTGGAAGCCCCTGGTCACCGAAGGGACCTTGGCCGTGCCCGTCGGGGTTCCGCCGGCAAACCATGCCAATCCAACCTCGGTTGCCCAACCGGGGTCCGCGCCAATGGGAGGCACTCCCGAGGATAAGTCCGTTTCGCCCAAACCCCTCCAAGCCGGGTCAACACCCCCTCAATCCTCATTGACCTCGCCCCAGGCCCCCAAGACCACGGCCGCGCGCCCTGAAAACCCGTCGGCCTTAGGACAAACCCCGCCGCAGCAGGCCCCAGAGGCGCCAGTTCGGGAAAAAGCCGCTCCTCCCACCCCGGTCGCCCCTCTTGGCGGGGTGCAAACGGCGCCCGCCCTGACATCGCCTGGATCAGGGGCGGCCCTACCCGCTTTACCCGTGGCGGAACAGCTTCCGGCCAAAATAGCCCCCATGATCCAGCCCCTGCCCTCGACCAACCAAGCCGCGTCGCCGGTGGAGGCCAAGGTGCCCGCCGAAATAAAGGCCCCGGCGGCCCAGGCGGGGAAGGACCAGGCCAAGACCGAAGCCGAATCCGCTCCAGCCGTCCCCCTTAAGGCCGACCCGGGCTAG